The genomic segment TCTatgatgtatatatatttttttctttttttgtgtcagaATGGACTATTCAAAGACGAAAAACTATATTTCAAGATGTAAAGTTTTTAAGCACACTGGTATCCGTAATGTACATGTCATTCCAGTTGATGACAGGTGGAATGTTCATACACAAAGCATCAAGACTTATGTTCTTTTAACCCATtaaatatattcttttttttctctaatctAAACAGACAATGCACCACACCGGTTTTATCCCAGCGTGGgtccatttatttctttttcttaatcatGCCAGGAAACAACTACCATATATTGATTCATATTGATTGACAATTTGACAACAGTGGTCGCCAAACTTTTTGAAATTGAGTGCTACATCTTGGCCACTGATTAATGTCGAGGGATACAAGCTTGATACTCACTGAGGAAATAAAACCtttgctcaaattacctttATTTATTAATCAGAAGCCACTGATCATGTTAAAATACTGACTACCAGTAATTCAGTTCTCTTTGAATAATGTGCCCTCATTGCAGATGATTTTGACTTTGCTGGATCCAGAGGCAAGCGATCGTCACGCGTCCTCGGCTATTCCTCCTCAACTCTGGTGGTAAGAGGCAAAAACAGTGAATCTCCCTGAGGGCACGCTGACTTACTCCCATGAGATTGTCTTTGGAACCCAGTTTCTgacgaaaaaaaatgctgtgggtAATATTttcgacatttaaaaaaaacactttgaaacaGATTTCTtttgtagttttattttatgataTTATCATTCCTCAGTGGCGAATTCAACACACTCTGCCATATATCGCACACATCATTATTTACACGTAGAAAGAGAAACCATATGTCGTGCGGCATCTTGTACGGTGCCACACACAAGATTTTCCAATTAGCAGTGCGGCTGTGTGGTTACAGGAGACTTGTGAGCATAACACACAACTGTTTTCAGTTACTTGGATTGCAACATGCAAAATATTGGAGGCAGTTAATAGCCAGCAGTAGCCTGTTCTGGACAGTATTATCGTCTTTAATTTTCATAAATGCCTGCAAAGAAGTTGATTTGTTATAATCACCCATTTAGAAATGGTTAGAAAATCAAACATGCTGAAAAGACAGAAATACATTACGGTCTCATTTTTGGAACTCCATTAGAATGATCGTGAGACTCTGTCGACTGAACACGAATACAATTTATTGACAAACTGAAGCCGGCCAAATGTCTTACACGCTGCTCTTCTTAATCTGGGACACTTCATACAAGTATGCAATAAATAACTTGGTCCCCTCAATATAATTGTACCTggaaagaaatggaaaataaatgctCAGTTAAAACCCATTATTACATTTTAATAAACCATGACAATAATTAAGGTTTAATGAAGCCAAGACACTACACTAAGAAATAAAACCGGGCTCTCATCGCACTTCCAACATTTTTCCCCTCTTCACTATTGCAAACGAATATGAAGCGCTGCCTTCTTCCCATTCGTACCAGTGTCAAAAATAGTAATGAACGTGATATGCGAAGGATGATGAACCACAAACCTGCTTATTTTCTCATTCTGTGAGTGCAGACCATCGTCAAAACCTCCAATAGGCAACATGATGATACTTTTTCCAGTCACATCTTGAAAGGTTTTGGCGATCGGGATGGTCCCACCCTCACGGATCAAATCAGGATCCGTATTGAAAACTGCAAAAAGATCATGGAAAAGGATGCCACggtatgtgcaaaaaaaatgcattgctgTCAACACAACTAGGATGGGTTCAAATACAGAGAATACTTGTTTCATCGCTGAGACGAATCAAATCTCAATGTTGAACTTTCTGAATCTTCATGAAGGCCTGAATCTAAaggcatttattttaattaactaATTACTGAATAATATACATAACACACTTAATTTAATCACACGTTTCTGATTAGCGTTGATTTTGAGCTGCAGGTGACAACTTTTATTAGTTCTGTACTTCTTGGCATGCAAATAATACCGATAGAACATACAGTATAGGCTGCCGTATACATCAGGGcgttgtgaatttctccattgtgagacaataaaggttttcttatcttttcttatcctATGATAACATGGTGGAACCTGAGACCGCACTGGCctgaaaaacacgcatggcagcttcccgtgcatgtttttatgCCAGTTAACTCTCCGATTAATTGACCAATGCGAAGTTAATTGGAGGTCTCAGTTGTCCTTCggtatgaatgaatgtgtgaatGGTGATTTTTCTgtgtacccccccacccccgtcaaaAAAACGTTTCTAATAGTTCAGTCGTTGAACAGTGTCTATTTAAAGTGGCAAAATGTGCTGTGTCAAATATTTTGATTGAAAATACTATTTGTTGAGTTTTATGCCTTACAAAGCTTCTAATCATTTAGGTCAAATGATTTCATcataggcccggtagtccagtggttagcacgtcgacgtcacagttcagaggtaccgggttcgattccagctccggcctccctgtgtggagtttgcatgttctccccgggcctgcgtggattttctccgggtgctccggtttcctcccacattccaaaaacatgcatggcaggctgattgggcgctctaaattgtccctcggtgtgagtgtgggcgtggatggttgtttgtctctgagtgccctgcgattggctggcaactgattcagggtgtcccccgcctactgcccaaagacagctgggataggctccagcaccccccgcgaccctagtgaggatcaagcggttcggaaaatggatggatggatgatttcattataataataatacattttatttgaaagcgcttttcatctcactcaaagacactttacaagagcataaaaatgtgcatttaaaacaggcatacataatttacaaaagttcatttggatgaacaaaagaaaaattggtaaaatagattaaaaggtattaaaagcatagcggaacaggtgagtttttagggatgataTGAAGGATtagaggtcagtacagttgcggatgtgttgtggtagagcgttccagagggtgggggcggcgacagagaaggctcggtccccccagtttttgagcttggtcacggggatggcgaggaggtttgtgtttgaggagcggagatagcggaaagataggagggtgcctgattgtgaagggctttataggtgagtaggagcagtttaaattgaatacgctggggaacagggagccagtggaggtttttaaggacgggagtgatgtgatcacgagtgcgggtgtgggtgagtaggcaggcggtggcattctggatgtactgtagtttattgaggaatttggaggttgtaccatagagaatgctattgcagtagtcaaggcgtggatgagggtttgagcagcgttgaaagaaagtgatgggcggagacgagcaatgtttttgaggtggacgaaagcagttttggtggtttggttgatgtgttgatcgaaagagaggttattatcaaaaaggaccccgaggttgcgacagtgagaggagggggacagggtgaagttatctatagtgagggtaaagttggtggttgtttgggtgagggaccgaggaccgattattagcagttgagatttagtacagttaagagtgagaaagtttgtttgcaaccaggatttgacatctgagagacagttagacagggtggagtgggttgttggggtaaatgatttggtggatatgtacaattggacatcatcagcgtagcagtggacctggagaccatgatgacgtatgatttggccgaggggtaaaagatagagaatgaagagaagaggaccaagcacagaaccctgggggacaccttgggacagtgaggcagtgtaggaagagcagttgtttatgtgtatgaattgtttcctgtctgtgagataatagtgtagccaggtaaggactttgtcggtgatgtttagggattgtaggcgagagagtaggatggaatggttgatggtgtcaaaggcagctgtaaggtcaagaaggatgaggatggagagtaggccggagtcagaggcgaggaggaggtcattggtgatattaaggagggctgtttcagtgctgtgttgtgtacggaatccagattgaaattgttcaaaaagctggttgctgtttaggtaggttttaatttgagatgtgacggcacgttctatgactttggacagaaagggaaggttggagatgggtcgaaagttgctcatgatgtcaggattgagtccgggttttttgatgatgggagttacggcagccagtttgagtgaggaggggacataggcagagttgagggaggagttgacaatgttcatgacgaggtgggagatggtgggaaagcagtgcttgacgaaggaagatgggatgggatccagtgtgcaggtggaggagttcattgttgaaatgatattggtgagttcggctatggagacaggtgtgaattcagagagaggtgaagtagttggagtgatggatgctggtaggaagggaggggggacaggtgaggtggtgagtgaactgtagaggatgtcgattttggatagaaaatgggataggaatgagttgcatttgtcaacggtgaaagaggttgaaatattgtcgctgggtttgaggagtttgttgacggtggagaagagagccttttggttgttggagtcggtgtggactaggttggagtagtaggtggaacggctggagttgagtgcggtcttgtataactgaaggtgatcagtgtaggcgaggagatgaacagttaaaccagattttttatagagtctttctaactggcgttttcgggttttaagtttgcggagttctggggtgtaccaaggggctgagcgagtgaaggagacagatttggttttgatgggggcgagttggttaagacaggaggagagagtgctgttgtagtagttggtgagaacagtggggtcatgggacagtggaggaggtagtatgGACAAGTGGTTGAGGACGGAGGTAGAGAAGTCAGTTGGGGTAACAgatttgaggtttctgaatgatatggtgcgctttaccttgggaatgggggtagggaggtggaggtccagagtgatagccaggtgatcggaaatgttgaggttggtgctcgagagtttttcaatggtgagaccggtggaatagaccaagtccagagtgtgaccgtgggtgtgggtggggaagttgacatgttgagtgaagttaaggcagtacaaaaggtcaagaaattcagaggcatgtttgcagttggtatcgtcgatgtggaagttaaagtcgccaaggagcagagtgaaaggtgagataagtgaaagctgtgtgacaaaatctgagaagtctgataaatatgatgggttgaattttggacggtaaatgacagcaatgaccaggggggagcgaccagggaatttgaaggtgatgtgttcaaaggactcagtgggtgaggtggatatagtgctgattttaaactctattttatggactgatgccaCCCCACCACCTCGGCCAGTGAGGCGGGGCTTGTCGATGTAGGTGTAACCAGGTGGGGTGGCTTGGTTGAGTGAGAAGTAGTCCAGGTGTTTGTGCCAGGTTTCGGTGATAAAGAGGAAGTCCAGGTTATTGTCAGTTATGAATTCGTGTAAGACGAGTGCTTTGTCATATCTGTGATTGAGCGGTTCAGAATTTCGCTAATTGTCATTGAGCAGGGCAGGACATTTACATAATGATTTGGAAGCAAAGCTGGACAAATATCTGCCATTTTCAAGCAAAAGCCATTGGACTTAAGCGTCTGAAACACACTGTGAAAAtccaaaggtaagcagagcaGCAATGAGTTTGGTTGGATTTCCAAATTAGCATTAACTAGAACATCATTAGCGTCAAAGAAGGGGCAAATTCTCATGAACATCCAGCCTCATGAAcagttactgtgtgtgtgttgtgcaaatATTCAGTGAATTTGGTGTATGTGTCGCTGGGGGAGATTTGTTGTTGTCGCGGCGTTCACTGCATGTAGCACATATTGGATCTGCATTCTGTTTTCCTCGTTTTCCTTTAGTTCTGTTATGAAAACTAAGGTATAAATGGGACAGAGAAGAAAATGCTTTCAGTATATGACGCATATGAGCACCATACAGTATGTTGTGCATGCCAGGAACCTTTTTTAAATTCGTGGATAATCTCTTGTACCTAACAACATTTTTGTTGCTCACCGATCAGGTTAGATCGGTGATTATGAGGCCTCCACGGAAACCTCAGGACCCCCATGCGGGAGCTGCAGTCACCAGGTCTGTTGGAGATGTGTTCAAATTGTTTTCCACCTGTTCACTCTTGACAGCCCTGATGGTCTCCTCATAActtagtatttattttattttgtgtttttcctaCAAGTGATGTGTTGCATGAGATACGGAATAAAAGAATACAATACCTCTCTTAACAGCTGCTTTGCCGGCCTCGTAGAGCTGGTCTCGGATATCAGCTATCCAAGGCTTTGCTCCAATCACCATTGTGACTTTTAGTTTGTTTGGACTCCTCCTCTTGGCAAACATTGAATGCAGGTACTCCGTGACCTTAAGCAAAGTATTGATAAGGAAATTAGATGTTACTTGACAAGTGGAATTTATTTAGTGTCGAACAAAGAAGACTCACCTGTTTCTTGACCATCACAGGTTCCATATTAGGGACTTGTCTAATGGAGAATTTTGCAATAACCTTAGCAGGAATGACGGTTTTAGTGCCAGGGTCAGAGAATGCTCCCTCAATGCCATGAATGGAGACAGTAGGATAGCGCCATCTATGAGCCAACAAGTCCACCTACAGAAAGAAGAGTCACTTTTCTTGGAGCAGTCTTCTTgcttgatacaaaaaaaatgtgccaaattgtTCACATTTGCCACCTTGTTATTGTACATGAGCTGACTGACACCAATCTTGCTCATGTAGCTCTCAAGATCAAACTGGATATCTTGGTACATTTTCCATTCTTCATCAGATAAGGGAGCGACAGCCTCCCTGATCCCAGGAATCAAGATCTTACCACTTGGGCTTATAAGAGTATCTGCAGAGTGGAGGATCTGGATTTAATGGTTTTGCCTTACAGCCCACCACCACATATTTGCAAATTAACGATACGCATGCAGTGTTTAACATGTTTCTCATCCAACCATTCTTTTTCTAATCCTCTAAGCCTCACaagggtcctggagcctatcccagctgtctttgggcagtaggcgagggagaCCCTAAACTGGTtcgcagccaatcgcagggcacacatagacgaacaatcacCCACAGTCACAAGCTTTTCATGTCATATCTAAGAAATTGGGGTGCTGGAGGAGGACCCATGACTTCCTGTTTCTGTTTCCCCctgttaaatgtcttttcatgtGTATTGGAGAGGTTGAAGGTGGAAAATGAATTCTGTTGCTCTGGACTTGCTCATTGTGTAATGGCAATGAAATGTGATTTCCATTCCATTTCCAAATACACACTCACCCAGAAGGCCAATGATATCAGTCATTGGTTCTATTACAGTGCCTCCATAAACACCGGAATGCAAGTCCTGTTTGGGGCCTTCAACCTGCAAATGAAAAAGAGGTCAGAATCAGgcatagtttttttgttgtttggctCATGAATCTATGCACACTCATACAACCTCGGCAAAGAAATAGCAGTTGCCCCGAGTGCCGTAGGTTAGAGCTGGTTTTCTGCTGAGCCAACCACAGTCAGAAATTATGATGTAATCCACATCGGAGAAGAATGTGTCTCTGTGTGACTGAATCATTGCATCAAGACCATTGGAGCCCGTTTCCTCCATGCCCTCAAAGATGAATTTCACATTTACTGGTAATTCCTGGAGTgcaaaaatgaaagtaaaagtaaaattaGACCTGATTCAAGTTTTTAACATTCAACCAAGGAAttatttttccttcaaaaaAGAGTGCAGGTAAAAAAACTGAGAAGAActgggagattaaaaaaaaaaagagccaggtCTCAAAGGAGCACCAGAACAGTCCATAGCTGTTAGCCTCTCAACAGCCCTTGCTGCACATTAATTACTGTCATTATTGATTTAAGTCCTGAAGTTATGCTGCTGTGAGCCGAATCATTAGGCACAAGCTGTTTGCGCTTTTCGTTGCAGCACTGCGACTTTGTATCCCCAGTTCCCGAGAGCCATTTCTTGTGCCTCAGCTTGAGACACCTCAATTGTAGCCTCAATGTTCTCACCACTTCCAAGCTCTACATCAGCATCTCTGCTCTTCACCTGAGTATCCAATTTGTTACTCATCTTTGCAGAACTCTCCAGCCAACCTGAACCTGAACCTATATTTAGACCAACCTCTTCTGTGACTCCAACTATTCTCCCAACCACTGCTTCTGCCTTCCACCTG from the Hippocampus zosterae strain Florida chromosome 5, ASM2543408v3, whole genome shotgun sequence genome contains:
- the cndp1 gene encoding cytosolic non-specific dipeptidase — translated: MNCPRTPLILLLFSSVHGFQYTNLANYVDSHQEEYVEALREWVAVESDSSNILKRSELHRMMELTAKKLQQMGGSVNLIDIGNQELPDGQIIMLPNVVTAQFGNDSDKRTVCIYGHTDVQPAKLEDGWATDPFNLTEINGNLYGRGASDNKAPVLAWIHAVEAYKSLNMELPVNVKFIFEGMEETGSNGLDAMIQSHRDTFFSDVDYIIISDCGWLSRKPALTYGTRGNCYFFAEVEGPKQDLHSGVYGGTVIEPMTDIIGLLDTLISPSGKILIPGIREAVAPLSDEEWKMYQDIQFDLESYMSKIGVSQLMYNNKVDLLAHRWRYPTVSIHGIEGAFSDPGTKTVIPAKVIAKFSIRQVPNMEPVMVKKQVTEYLHSMFAKRRSPNKLKVTMVIGAKPWIADIRDQLYEAGKAAVKRVFNTDPDLIREGGTIPIAKTFQDVTGKSIIMLPIGGFDDGLHSQNEKISRYNYIEGTKLFIAYLYEVSQIKKSSV